From Myxocyprinus asiaticus isolate MX2 ecotype Aquarium Trade chromosome 10, UBuf_Myxa_2, whole genome shotgun sequence, the proteins below share one genomic window:
- the LOC127447609 gene encoding uncharacterized protein LOC127447609: protein MDEQTVNQLDNLLLQLGIETRELAQRKDDLKQQIQSCESNIEEKKDYINTTQKTIRTLDEEIQAKQNTVKFIKENAKNLQHTGDLLLQYEKTLETELKKRQDRYNDDMKMFQERIDSYMNVFQQYKDRYCLNSLAQKLLKIQAENEEIERRIRVTEGQIMEKERELTAALGEDDPLSLTDGAESSYRNSKCRDNEALQTDHNRSCEEMDCHQDHRIQRPEENADVHNIIVEELSLSEENETKTASTKDLSESQTDTFCHSLWTKPESGGDQMHDADQKHSDTEAVNELVQFKLNNCF from the exons ATGGATGAGCAGACAGTAAATCAACTGGACAACCTGCTACTTCAGTTAG GTATAGAGACTCGAGAACTTGCTCAGAGGAAGGATGACCTCAAACAGCAAATACAAA GTTGTGAGTCCAACATTGAGGAGAAAAAGGATTACATCAACACAACTCAGAAGACCATCAGGACACTCGATGAGGAGATTCAGGCAAAACAAAACACTGTGAAGTTTATCAAAGAAAATGCAAAGAA TCTCCAGCACACAGGAGATCTCTTACTTCAGTATGAAAAGACTTTGGAAACCGAACTCAAGAAGAGACAGGACAGGTATAACGACGACAT GAAAATGTTCCAGGAGAGAATCGACAGCTACATGAACGTGTTTCAGCAGTATAAGGACCGATACTGCCTAAACTCACTGGCTCAAAAACTGCTAAAGATTCAAGCTGAGAATGAGGAAATTGAGAGAAGAATCAGGGTAACTGAGGGgcaaataatggagaaagagagagaactgaCAGCCGCACTGG GTGAAGATGACCCACTCTCTCTCACTGATGGTGCTGAAAG TAGCTACAGAAATAGTAAGTGTCGAGACAACGAAGCTCTACAAACTGACCATAATAGGTCATGTGAGGAAATGGATTGTCATCAAGACCACAGAATACAG AGGCCTGAAGAAAACGCAGATGTTCACAACATAATTGTCGAAGAGCTTTCGCTTTCTGAAGAGAATGAGACTAAAACAGCAAGCACGAAAGACTTGAGtgaatctcagacagacacattTTGTCACAGCTTATGGACAAAGCCAGAAAGTGGAGGAG ATCAAATGCATGACGCTGATCAGAAGCATTCTGACACTGAGGCGGTGAACGAACTGGTACAGTTTAAATTAAACAACTGTTTTTAA
- the LOC127447543 gene encoding transmembrane protein 169-like: MEQVEQIQPESPQLESIRSDVHEGQFDEGSTGTSTRRKRRKREARPESIIVYRSDTERAAGEEHGGDIEGSERTTEEGATFLNNTTGEGWSLPPDSRYVTLTGTITRGRKKGQMVDIHVTLTEKELREMARSKERLGAEREDGEGSSHSCALGISRGPHIVLWSLFCAPVVFVLSFITSFYYGTLTWYNIFLVYNEERTFCHKITICPFLIIFYPVLIVALSLSLGLYSAIVQVSWAFSEWWLSVRDLEKGFCGWACGKLGLEDCSPYSVVELLDSDTISGSLQGKSLQTSSV; this comes from the exons ATGGAGCAGGTGGAGCAGATCCAACCCGAAAGCCCCCAGCTAGAGTCTATAAGATCAGATGTACACGAGGGTCAGTTCGATGAAGGAAGTACCGGTACAAGCACTCGACGgaagagaagaaagagagaaGCCAGGCCAGAGTCCATTATTGTGTACCGCTCTGATACAGAGAGAGCAGCTGGAGAAGAACATGGAGGAGATATTGAGGGTTCAGAGAGGACCACTGAAGAAGGGGCTACTTTTCTGAACAACACTACTGGTGAAG GTTGGAGTCTACCACCAGACAGCCGCTATGTGACACTAACAGGAACCATCACACGTGGCAGGAAGAAAGGTCAGATGGTGGACATTCACGTCACCCTTACAGAGAAAGAGCTGCGCGAGATGGCAAGATCCAAAGAGCGTCTGGGCGCTGAACGCGAAGACGGAGAGGGATCGAGCCACTCGTGCGCTCTCGGGATTTCTCGAGGTCCCCACATTGTCCTGTGGAGTCTCTTTTGTGCTCCCGTAGTCTTCGTTTTGTCCTTCATCACCTCGTTCTACTATGGAACTCTCACGTGGTATAACATTTTCCTGGTTTACAACGAAGAACGGACGTTTTGCCATAAAATAACAATTTGCCCCTTTCTCATCATCTTCTACCCTGTGCTCATCGTAGCTCTATCGCTGTCGTTGGGACTGTATTCGGCCATTGTGCAGGTGTCTTGGGCGTTCAGTGAATGGTGGCTATCCGTCAGGGACCTGGAGAAGGGCTTTTGTGGATGGGCTTGTGGGAAACTCGGATTGGAAGACTGCTCGCCTTACAGCGTGGTAGAGCTGCTGGACTCGGACACGATCTCTGGGAGTTTGCAGGGAAAGAGTTTACAAACTTCCTCAGTGTAA